The proteins below come from a single Oerskovia jenensis genomic window:
- a CDS encoding class I SAM-dependent methyltransferase, producing MDPADFYTGIVAELYAPLKSGYEDPERYARFVLDSGEPALELGCGDGDPLLVLRSLGLDVEGVDSSADMLERCRSLAAVQGLDVTVHHQRMESLDLPHTYRSIYLAGPTFCLLPDDDTALAALRGIRSHLTDDGTALVPLFVPSPTPPEVVGVSRETTREDGALLRVGVVAEERDELARTQRSALRYERVLDGASTVEERLWTIHWYTQDGFRALATAAGLETVEVQDEDGHHVAPDADEFTFLLRPAR from the coding sequence ATGGATCCTGCGGACTTCTACACGGGCATCGTCGCCGAGCTCTACGCTCCCCTGAAGTCGGGCTACGAGGATCCGGAGCGCTACGCACGCTTCGTGCTCGACTCGGGCGAGCCCGCGCTGGAGCTCGGCTGCGGCGACGGGGACCCGCTCCTGGTCCTGCGCTCGCTGGGGCTCGACGTCGAGGGGGTGGACTCGTCGGCCGACATGCTCGAACGCTGCCGCTCGCTCGCAGCCGTCCAGGGGCTCGACGTCACGGTCCACCACCAGCGCATGGAGTCCCTCGACCTGCCGCACACGTACCGCTCGATCTACCTCGCAGGGCCCACGTTCTGTCTCCTGCCCGACGACGACACCGCGCTCGCGGCCCTGCGGGGCATCCGCTCCCACCTGACCGACGACGGGACCGCGCTCGTCCCGCTCTTCGTCCCGTCCCCCACGCCCCCCGAGGTCGTGGGGGTCTCTCGTGAGACGACGCGTGAGGACGGCGCCCTCCTGCGGGTCGGGGTCGTGGCCGAGGAGCGCGACGAGCTCGCGCGGACCCAGCGCAGCGCGCTGCGCTACGAGCGGGTCCTCGACGGGGCGAGCACCGTCGAGGAGCGGCTCTGGACGATCCACTGGTACACGCAGGACGGGTTCCGGGCCCTCGCCACGGCGGCCGGCCTGGAGACGGTCGAGGTCCAGGACGAGGACGGGCACCACGTCGCGCCGGACGCCGACGAGTTCACGTTCCTGCTGCGCCCGGCCCGCTGA
- a CDS encoding UDP-N-acetylglucosamine 1-carboxyvinyltransferase: MVDEAPQHLAQVAALIRGARQNKGLTQAQLAERLGTSQSAIHRIEQGSQNVSLDMLARISAALDSEIISFGAPKHSHLRVSGGHELSGRIEVNSSKNGAVALLCASLLNRGRTTLRRVARIVEVDRIVDVLRSIGVQAVWSADGRDLEIVVPAQLDLASIDVDAARRTRSIIMFLGPLLGLQDEFSLPYAGGCDLGTRTVEPHMIALRPFGLSVTAASGNYEAIVAAPGTHDLSVVLTERGDTVTENAIMAAASRDGVTTIRNASPNYMVQDLCFYLELLGVRIEGIGTTTLRIHGRTDIDADVEYAVSEDPVEAMSLLTAGIVTGSEITVARVPIEFMEIELATLSEMGLRYSLSPEYLALNGRTRLVDVTVHPSELHAPIDKIHPMPFPGLNIDNLPFFAVIAACASGHTLIHDWVYEGRAIHLSDLTRLGADVRLLDSHRLDITGPTHWSGAEVSCPPALRPAVVILLAMLAAKGTSVLRNVDIISRGYEQLQERLIELGARIETFRD; the protein is encoded by the coding sequence ATGGTCGACGAAGCACCCCAGCACCTCGCACAGGTCGCCGCACTCATCCGCGGCGCACGCCAGAACAAGGGCCTCACCCAGGCTCAGCTCGCCGAGCGCCTCGGGACGAGCCAGAGCGCGATCCATCGGATCGAGCAGGGCTCGCAGAACGTGAGCCTCGACATGCTCGCCCGGATCAGCGCGGCGCTCGACTCGGAGATCATCTCGTTCGGGGCTCCCAAGCACTCCCACCTGCGGGTCAGCGGCGGCCACGAGCTCTCCGGTCGCATCGAGGTCAACTCGTCGAAGAACGGCGCCGTCGCGCTGCTCTGCGCCTCGCTCCTCAACCGTGGCCGCACCACCCTGCGCCGCGTCGCGCGCATCGTGGAGGTCGACCGCATCGTCGACGTCCTGCGGAGCATCGGCGTCCAGGCGGTCTGGTCCGCCGACGGTCGTGACCTCGAGATCGTCGTGCCCGCGCAGCTCGACCTCGCGTCGATCGACGTCGACGCCGCGCGCCGCACCCGCTCGATCATCATGTTCCTCGGTCCCCTGCTCGGTCTCCAGGACGAGTTCTCCCTCCCCTACGCGGGCGGCTGCGACCTGGGCACGCGGACCGTCGAGCCCCACATGATCGCGCTGCGCCCGTTCGGGCTGTCGGTCACCGCGGCCTCGGGCAACTACGAGGCGATCGTCGCAGCCCCCGGCACCCACGACCTGAGCGTCGTCCTCACCGAGCGTGGCGACACCGTCACCGAGAACGCGATCATGGCCGCCGCCTCGCGCGACGGCGTGACCACGATCCGCAACGCGAGCCCCAACTACATGGTCCAGGACCTCTGCTTCTACCTCGAGCTCCTGGGCGTGCGCATCGAGGGCATCGGCACCACGACGCTGCGCATCCACGGTCGCACCGACATCGACGCCGACGTGGAGTACGCGGTCTCGGAGGACCCGGTCGAGGCCATGAGCCTCCTGACCGCCGGGATCGTCACGGGCTCGGAGATCACGGTCGCGCGCGTACCCATCGAGTTCATGGAGATCGAGCTCGCGACCCTGTCCGAGATGGGACTGCGCTACTCGCTCTCTCCCGAGTACCTGGCGCTCAACGGACGCACCCGTCTGGTCGACGTCACGGTCCACCCGAGCGAGCTGCACGCACCCATCGACAAGATCCACCCCATGCCGTTCCCGGGGCTCAACATCGACAACCTCCCGTTCTTCGCCGTCATCGCGGCGTGCGCGAGCGGGCACACCCTCATCCACGACTGGGTGTACGAGGGCCGGGCCATCCACCTGAGCGACCTCACGCGCCTCGGCGCCGACGTCCGGCTGCTCGACTCGCACCGGCTCGACATCACGGGCCCGACCCACTGGTCGGGCGCCGAGGTGAGCTGCCCGCCCGCGCTGCGGCCCGCCGTCGTGATCCTGCTCGCGATGCTCGCGGCGAAGGGCACCTCGGTGCTGCGCAACGTCGACATCATCTCGCGCGGATACGAGCAGCTCCAGGAGCGGCTCATCGAGCTCGGCGCGCGGATCGAGACCTTCCGCGACTGA
- a CDS encoding MerR family transcriptional regulator has protein sequence MTSLRSAPNPGGPRRKATEAPALAVAAVAKRLGVAPATLRTWDRRYGLGPSEHTAGSHRRYTADDVARLVIMRRLTLEGVAPVDAARAALDADEAELALESEIGDGDADDGDHADGADEPEEEGSEQEPGASAPPADSAPGGVRLLRSVPRSADDEPVRLGAPRPTSVSDVVDAAIAFDQKKCDQLLRIAPGADPGHWWSTLVEPALHRIAERTFLASPGEMPEVVFSNATLAALREYTHASEEALVAGGGPPPNHPSRMRRIVLIFAAPGEQVPLAAHALAAALGAQGAMARIVTGSATAHRSLELVTMVRPAAIAVVTMQPRPVLDVVHTLHEANPDLPIFVGLANDEAAASLPYASTVQRVRSFTGLLHEALAVVR, from the coding sequence ATGACTTCACTCCGGTCCGCCCCGAACCCCGGCGGGCCCCGACGGAAGGCGACCGAGGCACCCGCTCTCGCCGTCGCGGCCGTCGCCAAGAGGCTGGGCGTCGCCCCGGCCACCCTCCGCACCTGGGACCGTCGCTACGGTCTCGGGCCCTCTGAGCACACCGCCGGTTCGCACCGGCGCTACACCGCCGACGACGTCGCGCGCCTCGTCATCATGCGTCGCCTGACGCTCGAAGGGGTCGCGCCCGTCGACGCCGCGCGAGCCGCCCTCGACGCCGACGAGGCCGAGCTGGCCCTCGAGAGCGAGATCGGGGACGGCGACGCGGACGACGGCGATCATGCCGACGGTGCGGACGAACCCGAGGAAGAGGGCTCCGAGCAGGAGCCCGGCGCCTCGGCCCCTCCGGCCGACAGCGCGCCCGGCGGGGTGCGGCTCCTGCGCTCGGTGCCACGATCGGCCGACGACGAGCCCGTGCGGCTCGGTGCGCCGCGCCCGACGAGCGTGTCCGACGTCGTGGACGCCGCCATCGCGTTCGACCAGAAGAAGTGCGACCAGCTCCTGCGCATCGCCCCCGGCGCCGACCCCGGGCACTGGTGGTCGACGCTCGTGGAGCCCGCGCTGCACCGCATCGCCGAGCGGACGTTCCTCGCGTCCCCGGGAGAGATGCCCGAGGTCGTGTTCTCCAACGCGACCCTGGCCGCCCTGCGCGAGTACACGCACGCGTCCGAGGAGGCGCTCGTCGCGGGAGGCGGCCCGCCGCCCAACCACCCGAGCCGCATGCGCCGGATCGTCCTGATCTTCGCCGCGCCGGGAGAGCAGGTGCCGCTCGCGGCGCACGCACTCGCCGCGGCGCTCGGCGCCCAGGGGGCCATGGCGCGCATCGTCACGGGCTCGGCCACGGCGCACCGTTCGCTCGAGCTCGTCACCATGGTCCGCCCTGCGGCCATCGCGGTGGTGACCATGCAGCCCCGGCCGGTGCTCGACGTCGTGCACACGCTCCACGAGGCCAACCCGGACCTGCCCATCTTCGTCGGGCTCGCGAACGACGAGGCCGCGGCGAGCCTGCCGTACGCCTCGACCGTCCAGCGCGTGCGCAGCTTCACGGGACTGCTCCACGAGGCGCTCGCCGTCGTGCGGTGA
- the tsaD gene encoding tRNA (adenosine(37)-N6)-threonylcarbamoyltransferase complex transferase subunit TsaD has product MVSGGSTDNSGAPLVLGIETSCDETGVALVRGRELLVDAVASSMDEHARYGGIIPEVASRAHLEAMIPTIQRALGEADVDLSEIDAIAVTAGPGLVGPLTIGASAAKALSIGLNKPLYGVNHVIGHAAVDELVHGEFPDRVMALVVSGGHSSLLMVDDFATDVTELGSTLDDAAGEAFDKVGRLLGLPYPGGPHVDRLAREGDPTAIRFPRGLTARKDQEKHAYDFSFSGLKTAVARWVEARVDSGLEVPLNDVAASFAEAVADVLTAKTIAACQRHGVETLVIGGGFSANSQLRDMAAERCAEAGIDLRIPPIRYCTDNGAMIAALGSAVVRAGVAPSGLDIPVDSSMPLTTVSV; this is encoded by the coding sequence ATGGTTTCTGGCGGTTCCACTGACAACTCCGGCGCGCCCCTGGTCCTCGGGATCGAGACGTCCTGCGACGAGACGGGCGTCGCGCTCGTGCGCGGTCGCGAGCTCCTCGTCGACGCGGTCGCGAGCTCGATGGACGAGCACGCCCGCTACGGCGGCATCATCCCCGAGGTCGCCTCGCGCGCCCACCTCGAGGCGATGATCCCCACGATCCAGCGCGCGCTGGGCGAGGCCGACGTCGACCTGTCCGAGATCGACGCGATCGCCGTGACGGCCGGACCCGGCCTCGTGGGACCGCTCACGATCGGCGCCTCGGCGGCCAAGGCCCTGTCGATCGGTCTGAACAAGCCGCTCTACGGGGTCAACCACGTGATCGGCCACGCCGCCGTGGACGAGCTCGTCCACGGTGAGTTCCCCGACCGCGTCATGGCGCTCGTGGTCTCCGGCGGGCACTCGTCGCTGCTCATGGTCGACGACTTCGCGACCGACGTGACCGAGCTCGGCTCGACGCTCGACGACGCCGCGGGCGAGGCCTTCGACAAGGTCGGGCGCCTGCTCGGCCTGCCCTACCCGGGCGGCCCGCACGTCGACCGCCTCGCCCGCGAGGGCGACCCCACGGCGATCCGGTTCCCGCGTGGCCTCACGGCCCGCAAGGACCAGGAGAAGCACGCCTACGACTTCTCGTTCTCGGGGCTCAAGACCGCGGTGGCCCGGTGGGTCGAGGCCCGCGTCGACAGCGGCCTCGAGGTACCGCTCAACGACGTCGCCGCGTCCTTCGCCGAGGCCGTCGCCGACGTCCTCACGGCCAAGACCATCGCTGCGTGCCAGCGGCACGGCGTCGAGACCCTCGTGATCGGTGGAGGGTTCAGCGCCAACTCGCAGCTGCGCGACATGGCGGCCGAGCGCTGCGCCGAGGCCGGGATCGACCTGCGCATCCCGCCCATCCGCTACTGCACCGACAACGGTGCGATGATCGCCGCGCTCGGGTCGGCCGTCGTGCGGGCCGGTGTGGCGCCGTCGGGCCTGGACATCCCCGTCGACTCCTCGATGCCGCTCACGACCGTCTCGGTCTGA
- the guaB gene encoding IMP dehydrogenase — translation MTDSLAAPAHDPFGFTGLTYDDVLLLPNETDVIPSEVDTTARLTREITMSAPLLSAAMDTVTESRMAIAMARQGGIGIIHRNLSIEAQAKEVDLVKRSESGMITDPVTVGPEATLAELDALCGQYRVSGLPVVEADGKLVGIITNRDLRFVNPADFAERRVFEIMTPMPLVTAPIGIARDDAAALLAKHKIEKLPLIDAEGRLGGLITVKDFVKTEQYPGATKDGEGRLRVGAAIGFFGDAWTRATALAEAGVDVLVADTANGHARLLLDMIRKLKADPAFKDVQVVGGNVATRAGAQALVDAGADGVKVGVGPGSICTTRVVAGVGVPQVTAIYEASLACRPAGVPVIGDGGLQYSGDIAKALVAGADTVMLGSLLAGCDESPGDLVFVNGKQFKLYRGMGSIGAMASRGKKASYSKDRYFQADVASDDKIVPEGIEGQVPYRGPLGAVAHQLVGGLHQSMFYVGAHTIPQLQERGKFVRITPAGLKESHPHDIQMTVEAPNYTGR, via the coding sequence GTGACCGACTCTCTCGCAGCCCCCGCACACGACCCCTTCGGCTTCACCGGACTGACGTACGACGACGTCCTCCTGCTCCCGAACGAGACGGACGTCATCCCGAGCGAGGTCGACACGACCGCGCGGCTGACGCGCGAGATCACCATGTCCGCACCGCTGCTCTCGGCCGCGATGGACACCGTGACCGAGTCGCGCATGGCGATCGCGATGGCCCGCCAGGGCGGGATCGGCATCATCCACCGCAACCTGTCGATCGAGGCGCAGGCCAAGGAGGTCGACCTCGTCAAGCGGTCCGAGTCCGGCATGATCACCGACCCGGTCACGGTCGGTCCCGAGGCCACGCTCGCCGAGCTCGACGCGCTGTGCGGCCAGTACCGGGTGTCCGGGCTGCCCGTCGTCGAGGCGGACGGCAAGCTCGTCGGCATCATCACGAACCGGGACCTGCGGTTCGTCAACCCCGCGGACTTCGCCGAGCGTCGCGTGTTCGAGATCATGACGCCCATGCCCCTCGTGACGGCGCCGATCGGCATCGCGCGCGACGACGCCGCCGCGCTCCTGGCCAAGCACAAGATCGAGAAGCTCCCGCTCATCGACGCCGAGGGGCGCCTGGGCGGCCTCATCACGGTCAAGGACTTCGTCAAGACCGAGCAGTACCCCGGCGCCACCAAGGACGGCGAGGGCCGTCTGCGCGTGGGGGCGGCGATCGGGTTCTTCGGTGACGCCTGGACGCGTGCGACCGCGCTCGCCGAGGCCGGCGTCGACGTCCTGGTCGCGGACACCGCGAACGGCCACGCGCGCCTCCTGCTCGACATGATCCGCAAGCTCAAGGCGGACCCGGCGTTCAAGGACGTCCAGGTCGTCGGCGGCAACGTCGCGACCCGTGCAGGCGCCCAGGCGCTGGTCGACGCCGGCGCGGACGGGGTCAAGGTCGGAGTCGGCCCCGGCTCGATCTGCACGACCCGCGTCGTCGCGGGCGTCGGCGTCCCGCAGGTGACCGCGATCTACGAGGCCTCGCTCGCGTGCCGTCCGGCCGGCGTCCCGGTCATCGGGGACGGTGGCCTCCAGTACTCGGGCGACATCGCCAAGGCGCTCGTCGCGGGCGCGGACACCGTCATGCTCGGCTCGCTCCTCGCAGGCTGCGACGAGAGCCCCGGCGACCTCGTGTTCGTCAACGGCAAGCAGTTCAAGCTCTACCGCGGCATGGGCTCGATCGGCGCCATGGCCTCGCGCGGCAAGAAGGCCTCGTACTCCAAGGACCGCTACTTCCAGGCCGACGTCGCGAGCGACGACAAGATCGTGCCCGAGGGCATCGAGGGGCAGGTGCCCTACCGCGGCCCGCTCGGTGCGGTCGCGCACCAGCTCGTCGGCGGCCTGCACCAGTCGATGTTCTACGTCGGCGCGCACACCATCCCGCAGCTCCAGGAGCGCGGCAAGTTCGTGCGCATCACGCCGGCCGGGCTCAAGGAGTCGCACCCGCACGACATCCAGATGACGGTCGAGGCCCCCAACTACACGGGGCGCTGA
- a CDS encoding malonic semialdehyde reductase, giving the protein MSTETFTPIDAAFDDLLEIDASTADLLFREARTVHAFEDEAVPDEKIQAAYDLVRWGPTAMNTVPLRLLVVRDPEARARLVEHMADGNKAKTLAAPLTIVAAADTNFHEYLPVLAPHMEGAKENLEAAGVETRAGMSRTSALIQVGYFIVGLRAAGLHVGPMGGFDAAGIDAEFFGENGWKSLVVINVGTPAGEGATYPRQTRLTFDQASETL; this is encoded by the coding sequence ATGAGCACAGAGACCTTCACCCCCATCGACGCCGCCTTCGACGACCTCCTCGAGATCGACGCCTCGACCGCCGACCTCCTGTTCCGCGAGGCCCGCACCGTCCACGCGTTCGAGGACGAGGCCGTCCCCGACGAGAAGATCCAGGCCGCCTACGACCTGGTCCGCTGGGGCCCGACCGCCATGAACACCGTGCCGCTGCGCCTCCTCGTGGTCCGCGACCCCGAGGCCCGTGCGCGCCTCGTCGAGCACATGGCCGACGGCAACAAGGCCAAGACCCTCGCCGCGCCGCTCACGATCGTCGCCGCGGCCGACACCAACTTCCACGAGTACCTCCCGGTCCTCGCCCCGCACATGGAAGGCGCCAAGGAGAACCTCGAGGCGGCCGGCGTCGAGACCCGCGCGGGCATGTCCCGCACGTCCGCGCTGATCCAGGTCGGCTACTTCATCGTGGGCCTGCGCGCCGCCGGTCTGCACGTCGGACCCATGGGCGGGTTCGACGCCGCAGGCATCGACGCCGAGTTCTTCGGCGAGAACGGCTGGAAGTCGCTCGTCGTCATCAACGTCGGCACCCCGGCCGGCGAGGGCGCGACCTACCCGCGCCAGACGCGCCTCACGTTCGACCAGGCCTCCGAGACTCTCTGA
- a CDS encoding WhiB family transcriptional regulator, translated as MTEISRLPGPVMELWEWQYQGSCRDQDDTLFFHPEGERGSTRRRRAEAAKAICASCPVMLQCREQSLKVREPYGVWGGLSEDERAAILAGAAKTG; from the coding sequence ATGACAGAGATCTCGAGGCTCCCCGGACCGGTCATGGAACTGTGGGAATGGCAGTACCAGGGCTCGTGCCGCGACCAGGACGACACCCTCTTCTTCCACCCGGAGGGCGAGCGAGGCTCGACCCGACGACGACGTGCCGAGGCCGCCAAGGCGATCTGCGCCTCGTGCCCCGTCATGCTGCAGTGCCGTGAGCAGTCCCTCAAGGTCCGCGAGCCCTACGGGGTCTGGGGCGGCCTCAGCGAGGACGAGCGCGCCGCCATCCTGGCCGGCGCCGCGAAGACCGGCTGA
- a CDS encoding class I SAM-dependent methyltransferase — MDASALTKLLSPAGWSLLSALPPYDERQAMVLATGLRAQGVDPELAAAALTQSRLRAKAHLKFDAFADGMLFTQDGLEQATRLVVAAHHAQRYHAAGVTKVADLTCGIGADSMTFAGTGLQVLATDIDEVTASIATVNLRHFPEAEVRHTDGLSIDLVAEGVDGVFADPARRTRSGTRIFDPRSYAPPLDDVWALRSVVPAVGIKVGPGIPHAGLPTDAETQWVSVDGDVVEAALWFGPLAPDGPGRTALVLRSTTDAEGNRRTTSRTLRHDQGDDEPVPDVGAVGHYLYEPDGAIIRAGLVAHAAAELGGRLLDRTIAYVTTDHPAPRTVVGSADSADLATGYRVLDVMPFSLKKLKAYLRERGVGRLTIKKRGTAVVPEQLRKQLDLRGTAEATVVLTRIGGSQQVLVVEPLTRPDGTSVLDSPTPGERG; from the coding sequence ATGGACGCGTCGGCACTGACCAAGCTGCTCAGCCCGGCGGGATGGTCGCTCCTGAGCGCGCTCCCGCCCTACGACGAGCGCCAGGCCATGGTGCTCGCGACCGGCCTGCGCGCCCAGGGCGTCGACCCCGAGCTCGCCGCGGCGGCCCTGACCCAGTCCCGCCTGCGCGCCAAGGCCCACCTCAAGTTCGACGCGTTCGCGGACGGCATGCTCTTCACCCAGGACGGTCTCGAGCAGGCGACCCGGCTCGTGGTCGCGGCCCACCACGCGCAGCGCTACCACGCGGCCGGCGTCACCAAGGTGGCCGACCTGACGTGCGGCATCGGCGCGGACTCCATGACCTTCGCCGGGACGGGGCTGCAGGTCCTCGCGACCGACATCGACGAGGTCACGGCCTCGATCGCGACGGTCAACCTGCGTCACTTCCCCGAGGCCGAGGTCCGCCACACGGACGGCCTGAGCATCGACCTGGTCGCCGAGGGCGTCGACGGCGTGTTCGCCGACCCGGCCCGGCGCACCCGCTCGGGCACGCGCATCTTCGACCCGCGCTCCTACGCTCCCCCGCTCGACGACGTCTGGGCGTTGCGCTCGGTCGTGCCCGCGGTCGGGATCAAGGTGGGGCCCGGCATCCCGCACGCGGGCCTGCCCACCGACGCCGAGACCCAGTGGGTCTCGGTCGACGGCGACGTCGTGGAGGCCGCGCTGTGGTTCGGCCCCCTCGCCCCGGACGGGCCGGGGCGCACGGCCCTCGTGCTGCGCAGCACGACCGACGCCGAGGGCAACCGGCGCACGACGTCACGCACCCTGCGCCACGACCAGGGCGACGACGAGCCCGTACCGGACGTGGGCGCCGTCGGGCACTACCTGTACGAGCCCGACGGCGCGATCATCCGCGCCGGGCTCGTGGCCCACGCCGCCGCCGAGCTCGGCGGGCGGCTGCTCGACCGGACCATCGCGTACGTCACGACCGACCACCCCGCGCCGCGCACGGTCGTGGGCAGCGCGGACAGTGCTGACCTTGCCACCGGGTACCGCGTCCTGGACGTCATGCCCTTCAGCCTCAAGAAGCTCAAGGCGTACCTGCGAGAGCGGGGCGTCGGGCGGCTGACCATCAAGAAGCGGGGCACGGCCGTCGTGCCGGAACAGCTCCGCAAGCAGCTCGACCTGCGCGGCACCGCGGAGGCGACCGTCGTCCTGACCAGGATCGGCGGATCGCAGCAGGTCCTGGTCGTCGAGCCGTTGACCCGGCCCGACGGCACGAGCGTGCTCGACTCCCCCACGCCTGGAGAAAGGGGCTGA
- a CDS encoding glutamate--cysteine ligase, with protein sequence MHLPFARSERSSVGIEWELALVDKDSGDLRQVAQTVLDAVEPADGSQHPHIRQELLLNTVEVVSGVCRTVGDAGRDLEAAIEEIRVLTDPLRVELMSAGTHPFARWAQQKVTDKERYATLIDRTQWWGRQMLIYGVHVHVGIEDRAKVLPISRAMLGYFAHLQSLSASSPFWGGKDTGYASNRALMFQQLPTAGLGFQFETWEQLEGYVGDMMHTGVIDQFDEVRWDLRPSPRFGTLETRICDGATNLTEVLALAALNHCLVEHLSTLLDQGKELPTIPAWFAQENKWRSARYGMDAIIILDRAGNEELVTEAVSKLLVELEPVAARLGCLAELDDVRLILRRGASYQRQRAVARRNGGELDAVVRALVAEMRAGRPL encoded by the coding sequence GTGCACCTTCCCTTCGCCCGGTCCGAACGCTCGTCCGTCGGCATCGAGTGGGAGCTCGCGCTCGTCGACAAGGACTCGGGCGACCTGCGCCAGGTCGCCCAGACCGTGCTCGACGCGGTCGAGCCCGCCGACGGCTCGCAGCACCCGCACATCCGCCAGGAGCTGCTCCTCAACACCGTCGAGGTCGTGAGCGGCGTGTGCCGCACGGTCGGCGACGCCGGCCGCGACCTCGAGGCCGCGATCGAGGAGATCCGCGTCCTGACCGACCCGCTGCGCGTCGAGCTCATGAGCGCGGGCACGCACCCCTTCGCACGCTGGGCCCAGCAGAAGGTCACGGACAAGGAGCGCTACGCGACCCTCATCGACCGCACGCAGTGGTGGGGGCGGCAGATGCTCATCTACGGCGTGCACGTGCACGTCGGGATCGAGGACCGCGCCAAGGTGCTGCCGATCTCGCGCGCGATGCTCGGCTACTTCGCGCACCTGCAGTCGCTCTCGGCGTCGTCGCCCTTCTGGGGCGGCAAGGACACGGGCTACGCGTCGAACCGCGCGCTCATGTTCCAGCAGCTCCCGACCGCGGGACTGGGCTTCCAGTTCGAGACGTGGGAACAGCTCGAGGGCTACGTGGGCGACATGATGCACACGGGCGTGATCGACCAGTTCGACGAGGTCCGCTGGGACCTGCGGCCGTCCCCACGCTTCGGGACGCTCGAGACGCGCATCTGCGACGGCGCGACCAACCTGACCGAGGTCCTCGCGCTCGCGGCGCTCAACCACTGCCTGGTCGAGCACCTGTCGACGCTGCTCGACCAGGGCAAGGAGCTCCCCACGATCCCGGCCTGGTTCGCGCAGGAGAACAAGTGGCGCTCGGCGCGGTACGGCATGGACGCGATCATCATCCTCGACCGTGCGGGCAACGAGGAGCTCGTGACCGAGGCCGTGAGCAAGCTGCTCGTCGAGCTCGAGCCGGTCGCCGCGCGTCTCGGGTGCCTCGCCGAGCTCGACGACGTACGCCTCATCCTGCGCCGGGGCGCCTCCTACCAGCGGCAGCGGGCCGTGGCGCGGCGCAACGGCGGCGAGCTCGACGCCGTCGTGCGGGCGCTCGTCGCGGAGATGCGGGCGGGCCGCCCGCTCTGA
- a CDS encoding exonuclease domain-containing protein: protein MSWTTGPLLGFDTETTGVDVTNDRIVTAALVRRVPGRSTEVRTWLVDPGVPIPAEAAAIHGISTEHAVQHGVAPGPALEEIATIIAADLAIGVPVVAFNAAFDLSLLDAELARHALPTLGERLGREVTPVIDPLVLDRSLDRFRKGKRKLGDLCVHYGVTDGGNLHTADVDVLATLDVLEAMTRAFPELAEQDLDSLHRQQITAHRAWAENFNTWRAGQGYVGAGASTTWPS, encoded by the coding sequence ATGAGCTGGACGACCGGACCGCTGCTGGGCTTCGACACCGAGACCACCGGGGTCGACGTCACGAACGACCGCATCGTGACCGCCGCGCTCGTGCGGCGCGTCCCGGGGCGCAGCACCGAGGTCCGGACCTGGCTCGTCGACCCCGGCGTCCCCATCCCCGCGGAGGCCGCCGCGATCCACGGCATCTCGACCGAGCACGCGGTCCAGCACGGCGTGGCTCCCGGACCGGCCCTCGAGGAGATCGCGACGATCATCGCCGCGGACCTCGCGATCGGCGTGCCCGTGGTCGCGTTCAACGCGGCGTTCGACCTGTCGCTGCTCGACGCCGAGCTCGCGCGCCACGCACTGCCGACGCTGGGCGAGCGCCTGGGCCGCGAGGTCACGCCCGTGATCGACCCGCTCGTCCTCGACCGTTCGCTCGACCGCTTCCGCAAGGGCAAGCGCAAGCTCGGCGACCTGTGCGTCCACTACGGCGTGACCGACGGCGGCAACCTGCACACCGCGGACGTCGACGTCCTCGCGACGCTCGACGTGCTCGAGGCCATGACCCGCGCCTTCCCCGAGCTCGCCGAGCAGGACCTCGACTCGCTGCACCGCCAGCAGATCACGGCTCACCGGGCCTGGGCCGAGAACTTCAACACCTGGCGCGCCGGCCAGGGATACGTCGGCGCGGGGGCCAGCACCACGTGGCCGTCGTGA
- the groES gene encoding co-chaperone GroES, which produces MSVPIKPLEDRIVVKALEAETTTASGLVIPDTAKEKPQEGEVLAVGPGRIDDNGNRVPLDVVVGDKVIYSKYGGTEVKYGGQEYLVLSARDILAVVVS; this is translated from the coding sequence GTGTCGGTCCCCATCAAGCCGCTCGAGGACCGGATCGTCGTGAAGGCCCTCGAGGCCGAGACCACGACCGCATCCGGCCTGGTCATTCCGGACACCGCCAAGGAGAAGCCCCAGGAGGGCGAGGTCCTGGCAGTTGGTCCGGGTCGTATCGACGACAACGGCAACCGCGTCCCGTTGGACGTCGTCGTCGGCGACAAGGTCATCTACAGCAAGTACGGCGGCACCGAGGTCAAGTACGGGGGCCAGGAGTACCTGGTGCTCTCCGCGCGCGACATCCTCGCCGTGGTCGTCTCCTGA